One Triticum dicoccoides isolate Atlit2015 ecotype Zavitan chromosome 4B, WEW_v2.0, whole genome shotgun sequence genomic window carries:
- the LOC119291259 gene encoding methionine--tRNA ligase, chloroplastic/mitochondrial-like, with the protein MAAGRAFFCAPSSIGATARRLAFASPPSRPLASAPHRRVRARCCASISSSSDASAPAPPPYVLTTPLYYVNAPPHMGSAYTTIAADAVARFQRLLEKRVIFITGTDEHGEKIATSAEASGRNPKEHCDIISNSYKMLWADLDIEYDKFIRTTDPKHEAVVNDFYSRVLSSGDIYRADYEGLYCVSCEEYKDEKELAENNCCPVHLKPCVPRKEDNYFFALSKYQHKLEELLTRNPNFVRPSHRLHEVEGWIKSGLRDFSISRASVEWGIPVPNDTKQTIYVWFDALLGYLSASLDDGEQASLQQAVDRGWPASLHLIGKDILRFHAIYWPAMLMSAGISVPDAVFGHGFLTKDGMKMGKSLGNTLEPKDLVGRFGADAVRYFFLREVEFGNDGDYSEERFINTVNAHLANTIGNLLNRTLGLLKKNCNSTLAFDSIAAADGNSFKNNVENLVDKAKGHYENLSLTSACETVLEIGNLGNLYIDEQAPWSCFKQGGEIAEKAAKDLVIILETVRIIAIALSPITPSLSLRIYTQLGFTEDQFRTLRWDDTKWGALKAGQAMMEPKPIFAKIETEVEEKDQASPKEGKGGKKKARSKGLVEA; encoded by the exons ATGGCCGCTGGGCGGGCCTTCTTCTGCGCCCCCTCCTCCATCGGAGCCACCGCCCGTCGGCTAGCCTTCGCCTCACCCCCGTCCCGCCCCCTCGCCTCCGCGCCCCACCGACGCGTCCGCGCCCGCTGCTGCGCCTCAATCTCCTCGTCCTCAGATGCCTCCGCGCCCGCGCCGCCACCCTACGTGCTCACCACGCCGCTCTACTACGTCAACGCGCCGCCGCACATGGGCAGCGCATACACGACCATCGCCGCCGACGCTGTCGCCCGCTTCCAG AGATTGCTAGAGAAGAGGGTTATATTCATTACTGGGACAGATGAACATGGTGAAAAAATTGCCACCTCTGCAGAGGCCAGTGGTAGAAACCCCAAGGAGCACTGTGATATAATTTCAAATTCATACAAGATGCTTTGGGCTGAT CTAGACATCGAGTATGACAAGTTTATTCGCACAACTGATCCTAAGCACGAGGCTGTTGTTAATGACTTCTATTCTAGAGTTCTAAGCAGTGGTGACATATATAGAGCTGATTACGAAGGACTTTACTGTGTCAGCTGTGAGGAGTACAAG GATGAAAAGGAGTTGGCAGAAAATAATTGCTGCCCTGTGCATCTGAAGCCTTGTGTACCTAGAAAGGAAGATAACTATTTCTTTGCCTTGTCAAAATATCAGCATAAATTAGAAGAGCTGCTGACAAGAAATCCCAATTTTGTAAGGCCATCACATCGTTTGCACGAG GTCGAAGGCTGGATTAAAAGTGGATTGAGAGACTTTTCTATTTCTCGTGCATCTGTCGAGTGGGGTATTCCAGTGCCAAATGACACCAAACAAACAATATATGTGTGGTTTGATGCCTTATTAGG TTATCTTTCAGCGTCCCTAGATGATGGGGAGCAGGCAAGTTTACAGCAAGCTGTTGATCGGGGTTGGCCTGCATCTCTACACCTGATAGGAAAG GACATATTGCGGTTTCATGCAATTTATTGGCCAGCAATGTTAATGTCAGCAGGGATAAGCGTTCCTGATGCAGTTTTTGGCCATGGATTCTTGACAAAG GATGGCATGAAGATGGGAAAATCACTAGGCAACACACTTGAACCAAAGGATCTGGTAGGCAGATTTGGAGCGGATGCTGTTAGGTACTTCTTCTTGCGAGAAGTAGAATTTGGCAATGATGGGGACTATTCAGAAGAACGTTTTATCAATACAGTCAATGCACATCTTGCTAACACAATTG GAAACCTTCTCAATCGAACACTTGGTCTCCTAAAAAAGAACTGCAATTCCACCTTAGCTTTTGATTCAATTGCTGCCGCAGATGGCAATTCATTCAAGAATAATGTTGAAAACTTG GTGGACAAGGCGAAGGGCCATTACGAAAATCTTTCGTTGACATCAGCATGTGAAACTGTTCTAGAAATTGGTAACTTGGGAAACTTGTACATTGACGAGCAAGCACCATGGTCTTGTTTCAAGCAAGGGGGCGAGattgctgaaaaggctgcaaag GATCTCGTCATTATTCTAGAGACAGTGAGAATAATTGCAATAGCGTTGTCTCCAATCACTCCAAGCCTTTCGTTGAGGATTTATACACAGCTTGGTTTCACAGAAGACCAGTTTCGTACATTGAGATGG GATGATACCAAATGGGGAGCCCTTAAAGCAGGCCAGGCAATGATGGAGCCGAAGCCAATTTTTGCCAAAATAGAAACCGAAGTCGAAGAGAAAGATCAAGCAAGCCCAAAGGAGGGGAAGGGCGGGAAGAAGAAAGCACGTAGCAAAGGGCTCGTGGAGGCATGA
- the LOC119291260 gene encoding putative cysteine proteinase inhibitor 7: MRTSITLVIGVAAIIYAVAMPATAMPGGWEHIRNINDPKIQGLGNWAVAEHMKQAGGRFRFSKVVLGTVQVVSGFNYRLLVEALNGAGKKDAYKVEVYEEAADKGRKLVSFTPVAQEA; encoded by the coding sequence ATGAGGACCAGCATCACCCTCGTCATCGGTGTGGCCGCCATCATCTACGCCGTCGCCATGCCCGCCACGGCGATGCCCGGCGGGTGGGAACACATCCGTAACATCAACGACCCGAAGATCCAGGGGCTCGGCAATTGGGCGGTGGCGGAGCACATGAAGCAGGCGGGCGGCCGGTTCAGGTTCAGCAAGGTGGTGCTGGGCACGGTGCAGGTGGTGTCGGGCTTCAACTATCGGCTCCTCGTCGAGGCGCTGAACGGCGCCGGCAAGAAGGACGCGTACAAGGTGGAGGTGTACGAGGAGGCGGCCGACAAAGGGCGCAAGCTCGTCTCCTTCACCCCGGTCGCCCAAGAGGCGTAG